From a region of the Lentimicrobium sp. L6 genome:
- a CDS encoding ABC transporter ATP-binding protein — protein sequence MAKIDTSNVPKGKLNKNGFASAMRLYKYIKPYRGQYFLGVFFLLGSSLASLAFPKLLGDLVNSVENTTFGLSLNQTALLIAGVLILQAVFSYFRIVLFVNVTEKSLAALRLASYSHLIKLPLQFFEKRRVGELNSRISADVALLQETMTTTLAEFIRQIIIIVGGVTLLGIISIKLTGFMLIILPPTMIFARFFGKFIRKFSKDIQSELADSNTIIEETLQGIQSVKAFTNEYIEIARYKKKTKEIADLGMTSGRYRGAFSSFIILGLFGAIATVVWQGSRYLQAGEMAAGDLFSFVIYSVFVGGTISGLANVYTNIQKFIGATEDLFKIYDEEPEELQDLKEIDSKYKMNGQISLKNLNFAYPSRPDQKVLQNININIESNNMVALVGHSGAGKSTMASLLLMLHPPAKNSLFFNDIDSHDFPLSALRSQISLVPQDIFLFGGSISENIAYGKPNASEKDIYEAAQKANALEFIERFPEQFDTIVGERGTQLSGGQRQRIAIARAILKDPKILILDEATSSLDSVSEKLVQEALEKLMQGRTSIIIAHRLSTIRKADEIVVMEQGEIVEQGTHENLMKVNDGKYNKLIQLQYSS from the coding sequence ATGGCAAAAATAGACACCTCAAATGTTCCCAAAGGAAAGCTCAATAAAAATGGCTTTGCCAGTGCAATGCGTCTTTATAAATATATCAAACCCTATAGAGGACAGTACTTTTTAGGTGTTTTCTTTTTATTGGGTTCTAGTTTGGCGAGTTTGGCTTTTCCAAAACTCTTGGGTGATTTGGTGAATTCAGTCGAGAATACTACTTTTGGTTTGAGTTTAAATCAAACTGCTCTATTGATTGCTGGAGTATTAATACTTCAAGCGGTATTTTCCTATTTCAGGATTGTTTTATTTGTGAATGTAACTGAGAAATCTCTTGCTGCTCTGCGTTTGGCTAGCTATAGTCATTTGATCAAACTCCCACTTCAGTTTTTCGAGAAGAGAAGAGTTGGAGAATTAAACAGTAGAATTTCAGCAGATGTAGCTTTGCTTCAGGAGACCATGACCACAACCTTGGCCGAGTTTATCCGACAGATTATCATCATCGTTGGTGGGGTTACATTATTGGGTATCATCTCTATAAAACTTACTGGTTTTATGCTAATCATACTCCCTCCTACTATGATTTTTGCTCGATTTTTTGGTAAGTTTATTCGCAAATTCTCCAAAGACATACAATCGGAGTTGGCTGATTCAAATACCATTATAGAGGAAACTTTACAGGGAATTCAGAGTGTAAAGGCCTTTACCAATGAATATATTGAGATTGCTCGTTATAAGAAAAAGACGAAAGAGATAGCTGACTTGGGTATGACGAGTGGAAGGTATAGAGGAGCATTTTCCTCCTTTATCATACTCGGGCTTTTTGGTGCCATTGCCACTGTGGTATGGCAAGGTTCACGATATTTGCAGGCTGGCGAAATGGCTGCAGGTGATTTATTCTCCTTTGTTATCTACTCTGTGTTTGTGGGTGGTACCATAAGCGGTTTGGCCAATGTTTATACCAATATTCAGAAATTTATTGGTGCCACTGAGGACCTTTTTAAAATCTATGATGAAGAGCCAGAAGAACTTCAAGACCTCAAAGAAATAGATTCAAAGTATAAAATGAATGGGCAAATCAGTCTTAAGAATTTGAACTTTGCCTATCCATCGCGCCCAGACCAAAAAGTGCTTCAAAATATCAATATAAACATCGAAAGTAATAATATGGTAGCTCTTGTGGGTCATAGTGGAGCGGGGAAAAGTACCATGGCTTCTTTATTATTGATGTTGCATCCGCCAGCAAAAAATAGTCTGTTTTTCAATGACATCGATAGTCATGATTTTCCATTATCGGCTTTAAGAAGTCAGATTTCATTGGTACCACAAGACATCTTTCTATTCGGAGGAAGTATTAGTGAAAACATAGCTTATGGAAAGCCCAATGCCAGTGAAAAAGACATTTATGAGGCTGCACAAAAAGCCAATGCTTTGGAGTTTATCGAACGCTTTCCAGAGCAATTTGATACCATCGTTGGAGAACGAGGAACTCAGCTTTCTGGTGGGCAAAGGCAAAGAATAGCCATTGCCAGAGCCATTTTAAAAGACCCTAAGATTTTAATATTAGACGAAGCCACTTCATCATTAGATTCAGTTTCAGAAAAACTAGTTCAAGAAGCCCTTGAGAAATTAATGCAAGGCCGAACCTCCATTATCATTGCCCACCGCTTATCAACCATTAGAAAAGCAGATGAAATTGTGGTAATGGAACAAGGAGAAATAGTGGAGCAAGGCACCCACGAAAATCTAATGAAAGTAAATGATGGCAAGTATAATAAACTGATTCAGTTGCAGTATTCTAGTTAG
- a CDS encoding cysteine-rich small domain-containing protein, translating into MSENYKFSQHKKCEYFPCHQGLKEEEFNCLFCYCPLYMLQDKCGGNFKYAQGIKDCSDCTITHATGGYDHVMSKMGMIMKIGSETSNK; encoded by the coding sequence ATGTCAGAAAACTATAAATTCTCCCAACACAAAAAATGCGAATACTTCCCTTGCCATCAAGGATTAAAAGAGGAGGAGTTTAATTGCTTATTCTGTTATTGTCCGCTTTATATGCTTCAAGATAAATGTGGAGGAAATTTTAAATATGCCCAAGGTATTAAAGACTGTAGCGATTGTACCATAACTCATGCTACTGGAGGATACGACCATGTGATGAGTAAAATGGGCATGATTATGAAAATAGGTAGTGAAACGAGTAACAAATAA
- a CDS encoding 3'-5' exonuclease, with translation MISFAAIDFETANKKGSSVCAVGVVVVKDGEITNKFYSLIQPEPNYYDYWNTQVHGLTELDTDQSPVFPDVWDQIIPLIEDLPLVAHNSKFDEGCLKKVFQVYQMDYPKYRFYCTVKAARKHFPQLENHQLHTVSKHCGYEMRKHHEALDDAYACAIIGMRIFGNTMLFM, from the coding sequence ATGATTAGTTTTGCCGCCATAGATTTTGAAACTGCCAATAAAAAAGGCAGTAGTGTTTGTGCCGTTGGAGTGGTCGTTGTAAAGGATGGAGAAATCACCAATAAATTCTACAGTCTTATTCAACCTGAGCCCAACTACTACGACTACTGGAATACTCAAGTTCACGGGCTCACAGAACTCGACACCGATCAATCTCCTGTTTTCCCCGATGTTTGGGACCAGATAATACCTTTAATCGAAGACCTCCCCTTGGTGGCACATAATAGTAAATTCGATGAAGGTTGTCTAAAAAAAGTCTTCCAAGTATATCAAATGGATTATCCAAAATACCGTTTTTACTGTACCGTAAAAGCGGCTAGAAAACACTTTCCTCAACTTGAAAACCATCAGCTCCATACCGTATCAAAGCACTGTGGCTACGAAATGAGAAAACACCACGAAGCTCTGGATGATGCCTATGCTTGTGCTATAATTGGGATGAGGATTTTTGGGAATACTATGTTGTTTATGTAG
- a CDS encoding DsrE family protein has product MNKLNILWTTNNRDTITHMISMYAVNTLKKGLWDEVSIIVWGASVKLLGENEDLQKEVITIMEKGVQIGACRACCDNMGVTDTLEKLGIDVKYMGEPLTEILKQDGKLLTV; this is encoded by the coding sequence ATGAATAAATTAAACATTCTTTGGACAACGAATAACAGAGACACTATTACTCATATGATCTCCATGTATGCTGTAAATACTTTAAAAAAGGGATTATGGGATGAAGTAAGTATCATTGTATGGGGAGCTTCTGTAAAGCTTTTAGGAGAAAATGAAGACTTGCAGAAAGAAGTTATTACTATAATGGAAAAAGGGGTTCAAATAGGTGCGTGTAGAGCATGTTGTGATAATATGGGAGTGACCGACACTCTAGAGAAATTAGGAATAGATGTCAAATATATGGGAGAGCCATTAACTGAGATATTGAAGCAGGATGGGAAGCTTTTAACTGTTTAA